Proteins from a genomic interval of Youhaiella tibetensis:
- a CDS encoding integration host factor subunit alpha, with protein MAQKTVTRADLAEAVYEAVGLSRTESAELVERVLGLIGDALVKGEHVKLSSFGSFQVRSKNERIGRNPKTGEEVPILPRQVLVFKPSNVLKSKINKSMVRAGK; from the coding sequence ATGGCACAAAAAACTGTGACGCGAGCGGATTTGGCAGAGGCAGTCTACGAAGCTGTCGGCCTTTCCAGGACCGAGTCGGCAGAACTCGTGGAAAGAGTTCTAGGCCTTATCGGTGACGCCCTTGTGAAGGGCGAGCATGTCAAACTTTCGTCGTTCGGCTCGTTTCAGGTTCGTTCCAAGAACGAACGGATCGGGCGGAACCCGAAGACAGGCGAGGAAGTACCCATTCTCCCCCGTCAGGTTCTGGTGTTCAAACCGAGCAACGTGTTGAAATCCAAGATCAACAAATCTATGGTTCGTGCTGGAAAATAA
- a CDS encoding MerR family transcriptional regulator has translation MEKSPDAFRTISEAAEELDLPQHVLRFWETRFSTIKPLKRGGGRRYYRPEDVLLLKGIRHLLYDQGFTIKGVQRILKDQGSRYVIAIADGTPLENLVPLPADSDDDSEEYEALPSPGQEHIPAVIPEPRARALDSADREKLEGVLRELLDCKRLLERARET, from the coding sequence GTGGAAAAATCACCGGACGCCTTCCGCACCATTTCGGAAGCCGCAGAGGAGCTCGATCTCCCCCAGCACGTGCTGCGCTTCTGGGAGACGCGCTTCTCGACCATCAAGCCGCTCAAGCGCGGCGGTGGCCGACGGTACTATCGTCCCGAAGATGTGTTGTTGCTCAAGGGCATACGGCATCTGCTGTATGATCAGGGCTTCACCATCAAGGGTGTGCAGCGCATCCTCAAGGATCAGGGCAGCCGCTATGTCATCGCGATCGCCGATGGCACTCCGCTGGAAAATCTGGTTCCGCTTCCCGCCGACTCGGATGACGACTCGGAGGAGTACGAGGCGCTGCCGAGCCCCGGCCAGGAACACATTCCGGCCGTAATCCCCGAGCCGAGAGCGCGTGCGCTGGACAGCGCCGATCGCGAAAAGCTCGAGGGGGTGCTCAGGGAACTGCTCGACTGCAAGCGACTCCTAGAGCGCGCGCGAGAGACCTGA
- a CDS encoding MDR family MFS transporter, whose amino-acid sequence MTYQAASAPPLSQQRKIVIYIAVLAGMFMASLDMQIIATALPTIAESLGDLELFGWVGAGYLLATAAVTPFYGKLGDLFGRKRVFMVAIGLFTIGSLACGMAWSMQSLIAARVLQGLGGGGLMTSAFAIIADLFEPRERAKYQGYSSAVFTLSGLIGPVAGGFIAQTFGWEYIFLINLPLGVIVIGVIAFAMPSFSPKRSHSIDYLGGLLLAASVTGLVFWAEEALGGSYSGPLIYVLPAVVVVALTAFVLVERRAVEPILPLGLLRNRQISLTLAMSILMGVATLGMLNYFALAMQMITGLPPAMAGLLFLPASIGSLLAAIVSGNITARTGRYKIFPVIGMALGAFVLYGFTHISATTPFWAIGILMFFFSICMGLQMQTLMVAVQSSAPRADVGAATGALTLSRMIGASLGLAANGGLLHGALQRAQEALPADIAAQLPVPLPDLTPKAVQELPPELGARMVEAFAWAFSHVLYFGSGLFAAGFVLALLLKDVRLPIQGKKAEAEPDAVPVVAE is encoded by the coding sequence ATGACATATCAAGCCGCCTCCGCGCCGCCGCTATCGCAGCAACGCAAGATCGTCATCTACATCGCGGTTCTGGCGGGCATGTTCATGGCCTCGCTGGACATGCAGATCATCGCAACGGCTTTGCCGACCATTGCGGAATCGCTCGGCGATCTCGAGCTCTTCGGCTGGGTCGGTGCCGGGTATCTCCTGGCAACGGCTGCCGTCACTCCATTCTACGGCAAGCTCGGCGACCTTTTCGGGCGCAAGCGCGTCTTCATGGTTGCCATTGGGCTTTTCACCATCGGTTCGCTCGCCTGCGGCATGGCGTGGTCGATGCAGAGCCTCATTGCGGCGCGCGTCTTGCAGGGCTTGGGCGGAGGTGGCCTCATGACCTCTGCCTTCGCCATCATCGCCGACCTTTTCGAACCGCGCGAGCGCGCCAAGTACCAGGGCTATAGCTCGGCGGTCTTCACCCTCTCCGGCCTCATCGGCCCGGTCGCCGGCGGGTTTATCGCCCAGACCTTCGGATGGGAATACATCTTCCTCATCAACCTGCCGCTCGGCGTCATCGTCATCGGCGTGATCGCCTTCGCCATGCCCTCGTTCAGCCCGAAGCGCAGCCATTCGATCGACTATCTTGGCGGCCTGCTGCTGGCGGCGTCGGTCACGGGGCTGGTGTTCTGGGCCGAGGAGGCGCTTGGCGGAAGCTATTCGGGCCCGCTGATCTACGTCCTGCCTGCCGTTGTCGTGGTGGCCCTTACCGCGTTCGTGCTGGTCGAGCGGCGCGCGGTCGAACCCATCCTGCCCCTGGGGCTGCTGCGCAACCGGCAGATTTCGCTCACGCTCGCCATGTCGATCCTGATGGGCGTCGCGACGCTGGGGATGCTCAACTACTTCGCGCTGGCCATGCAGATGATCACCGGGCTACCGCCCGCGATGGCCGGCCTCCTGTTTCTTCCTGCCTCCATCGGCTCCCTGCTGGCCGCAATCGTCTCGGGTAACATCACGGCACGGACCGGGCGTTACAAGATCTTCCCGGTCATCGGCATGGCCCTGGGGGCCTTCGTGCTCTACGGCTTTACCCACATCAGCGCGACCACGCCATTCTGGGCCATCGGCATCCTGATGTTCTTTTTCTCGATCTGCATGGGCCTGCAGATGCAGACGCTGATGGTGGCGGTGCAGTCGTCCGCGCCCAGGGCCGATGTCGGCGCCGCGACCGGCGCGCTGACGCTGTCGCGCATGATCGGCGCTTCCCTCGGGCTGGCCGCCAATGGCGGGCTCCTCCATGGCGCCCTGCAGCGTGCCCAGGAGGCCCTGCCCGCCGACATCGCGGCCCAGCTTCCCGTGCCCCTGCCGGACCTGACGCCCAAGGCAGTACAGGAATTGCCGCCCGAGCTCGGCGCCCGGATGGTCGAGGCGTTCGCGTGGGCGTTCTCGCACGTGCTCTATTTCGGCTCGGGGCTCTTCGCCGCCGGCTTCGTTCTCGCCCTGCTGCTCAAGGACGTTCGTCTGCCGATCCAGGGCAAGAAGGCCGAAGCCGAGCCCGATGCCGTGCCCGTGGTGGCTGAATAG
- a CDS encoding MarR family winged helix-turn-helix transcriptional regulator, with the protein MSDKTTSPSDQIGCHFQAEDAQLEVFEREGLSRQAAQAIAEIDVTMQRIRRGISKREFATALVASLGAGAELQHLDAMGAIANWGHQSAETEVTVGLVAERLNIDPSRASRLVAEIVDKGFARRVASQGDARRICLELTEAGHEFTRTFRERKWRMLARSMSTWNEDEIVTFARLLERFSHWGRDGLSVVAEFEDADQEMAEVK; encoded by the coding sequence ATGAGCGACAAGACCACCAGCCCCTCCGACCAGATCGGTTGCCATTTCCAGGCCGAAGATGCCCAACTCGAAGTCTTCGAACGCGAGGGCCTGAGCCGCCAGGCCGCCCAGGCCATTGCCGAGATCGACGTTACGATGCAGCGCATCCGTCGCGGCATCAGCAAGCGCGAATTCGCCACCGCTCTCGTCGCCTCGCTGGGAGCCGGCGCCGAACTGCAGCACCTGGATGCCATGGGCGCCATTGCCAACTGGGGGCACCAGTCCGCCGAAACCGAGGTCACCGTAGGCCTTGTAGCCGAACGCCTCAATATCGATCCGTCGCGGGCCAGCCGGCTGGTTGCCGAGATCGTCGACAAGGGTTTCGCGCGTCGCGTCGCGTCCCAGGGTGATGCGCGGCGCATTTGCCTCGAGTTGACCGAGGCCGGTCATGAGTTCACCCGCACGTTCCGTGAGCGCAAGTGGCGCATGCTGGCACGCTCCATGAGCACCTGGAATGAGGACGAAATCGTCACGTTCGCACGCCTGCTGGAGCGCTTCAGCCATTGGGGCAGGGACGGGCTCTCGGTCGTCGCCGAGTTCGAGGACGCCGACCAGGAAATGGCCGAAGTCAAATAG
- a CDS encoding MFS transporter encodes MSSIAASPAAVPANSRTRVLLASLIGTTIEFYDFYVYATAAVLVFPHLFFPAGNETTALLSSFAVFGAAMVARPLGAIFFGHLGDRRGRKVTLVGALLTMGIATFLIGALPTYAMVGWFAPALLVILRLAQGFALGGEWSGAALVATENAPKGKRAVFGTFPQLGAPIGFIIANGLFLIIAAVLPSDDPSRPSLAFLDWGWRIPFLFSIVMVAVGLWVRLSLVESAAFEKTVRTGQVQRLPLAAVFKAHWKELILGTFYMLATYVLFYLMTTFSLSYGRAATDAAVPGLGFGYNTFVLMMIVGVVFFGVFTLVSGPWADRWGRRRTLIWVTIAIALFGLVWVPMLAGGTFGVMAWLILGFSLMGMTFGPMGALLPELFPANVRYTGSGISYNVSSILGAAVAPFIAVALWSYGAGSPFWVGIYLTSMSVLTLIALLLGKETKDVDIDA; translated from the coding sequence ATGTCTTCCATAGCCGCTTCGCCGGCTGCCGTTCCGGCCAATTCGCGCACTCGCGTGCTGCTGGCCAGCCTCATCGGCACCACTATCGAGTTTTACGACTTCTACGTCTATGCGACTGCGGCCGTCCTCGTATTTCCCCATCTCTTCTTCCCCGCCGGCAACGAAACCACCGCGCTGCTGTCCTCGTTCGCCGTCTTCGGCGCGGCCATGGTGGCCCGTCCGCTCGGCGCCATCTTCTTCGGACACCTGGGCGATCGGCGCGGCCGCAAGGTGACATTGGTGGGCGCGTTGCTCACCATGGGTATCGCGACCTTCCTCATCGGCGCACTGCCCACCTATGCCATGGTCGGCTGGTTCGCTCCGGCCCTGCTGGTGATCCTGCGCCTCGCGCAAGGCTTCGCGCTGGGCGGGGAGTGGAGCGGCGCCGCGCTGGTGGCAACCGAGAACGCTCCCAAGGGCAAGCGCGCCGTTTTCGGCACCTTCCCGCAACTGGGGGCGCCGATCGGCTTCATCATCGCCAACGGCCTGTTCCTCATCATCGCGGCAGTGCTGCCGTCCGACGATCCGTCGCGCCCGTCGCTGGCGTTCCTCGATTGGGGCTGGCGCATCCCCTTCCTGTTCTCGATCGTGATGGTGGCCGTGGGCCTCTGGGTGCGGCTGAGCCTGGTCGAGAGCGCCGCGTTCGAAAAAACTGTCAGGACAGGCCAGGTGCAGCGCCTGCCGCTCGCCGCCGTGTTCAAGGCGCACTGGAAGGAGCTCATCCTGGGCACCTTCTACATGCTGGCCACCTACGTGCTCTTCTACCTGATGACGACTTTCTCGCTCAGCTACGGGCGCGCCGCGACCGATGCCGCCGTGCCGGGCCTGGGCTTTGGCTACAACACCTTCGTGCTCATGATGATCGTGGGCGTGGTGTTCTTCGGGGTGTTCACGCTGGTTTCCGGCCCCTGGGCCGACCGCTGGGGCCGCCGGCGCACGCTGATCTGGGTCACCATCGCCATCGCGCTCTTCGGCCTGGTGTGGGTGCCCATGCTTGCCGGCGGCACGTTCGGCGTGATGGCCTGGCTGATCCTCGGATTTTCGCTGATGGGCATGACCTTCGGGCCGATGGGCGCGCTGCTCCCCGAACTCTTTCCAGCCAACGTCCGCTATACCGGCTCGGGCATTTCCTACAACGTCTCCTCGATCCTTGGCGCGGCCGTGGCCCCGTTCATCGCCGTCGCGCTCTGGAGCTACGGCGCGGGGAGCCCGTTCTGGGTAGGCATCTACCTCACCTCCATGTCGGTGCTGACGCTGATCGCGTTGCTGCTCGGCAAGGAGACCAAGGACGTCGATATCGACGCCTGA
- a CDS encoding GFA family protein, with protein MNDDPLGAKATRTAQCACGQLVVACKGDPEKVSACHCLECQRRTGSVFGIAAFYRIENTSPAGASSIYERIGDSGFAVTHHFCPHCGSTVYWYPARKAGFVAVAVGSFADPAFPAPEQMVYEHHCHHWLAK; from the coding sequence ATGAACGATGACCCATTGGGTGCGAAAGCTACTCGAACGGCGCAATGCGCCTGCGGCCAGCTCGTGGTCGCCTGCAAGGGCGATCCCGAGAAGGTCTCGGCCTGTCATTGCCTGGAGTGCCAGCGGCGCACGGGGTCTGTCTTCGGGATCGCCGCCTTCTACCGGATCGAGAACACCTCACCCGCCGGCGCGTCGAGCATCTATGAGCGGATCGGGGATAGCGGCTTTGCGGTCACTCACCACTTCTGCCCGCATTGCGGCAGCACCGTCTATTGGTATCCCGCGCGCAAGGCGGGGTTTGTGGCGGTGGCGGTGGGGAGTTTCGCCGATCCTGCCTTCCCCGCGCCCGAGCAGATGGTCTACGAGCACCATTGCCATCATTGGCTGGCGAAATAG
- a CDS encoding tyrosine-type recombinase/integrase translates to MSVYKRPGSKTYSYDFQLNGHRFSGDTGATSKRKALEHQEVVRSEAKASAKSRPFAGRDIGFGEAAARYMVEVGQHHKNALTTLASMEWLEAAIGKATPISAVTDDLVARLVAKRRAEHRRVGNKNTPKKLVGPATVNRTMTEPLRKVMTRAARVWKVPVVPILWNEHFLTEPKERIREASIGEEAAVLGQLSAGYDVAMRFAFLNGCRRMEVVGLEWPRVDFFGRQFTVIGKGRKSRVIPMSDETFQLLWEERGRHETAVFTYVARRTDSRKKLVRGKRYPITEAGLREASRRAIRKAGVENLRFHDTRHTAATRVLRKSNMKVVQNLLGHERITTTEKYAHALAEDVRAALNAASPTKNPTKGAADPRKAAKRKG, encoded by the coding sequence ATGTCGGTCTATAAGCGCCCCGGCTCCAAAACGTATTCGTACGACTTCCAGCTCAATGGTCACCGATTTAGCGGCGATACGGGCGCAACTTCAAAACGCAAGGCGCTCGAACACCAAGAGGTAGTTCGATCTGAGGCCAAGGCCTCAGCAAAGTCGCGCCCCTTCGCCGGCAGGGACATCGGCTTCGGTGAAGCTGCGGCGAGGTACATGGTGGAAGTGGGCCAGCACCACAAGAATGCCCTGACCACGCTGGCGTCAATGGAGTGGCTGGAGGCCGCCATAGGCAAGGCGACACCCATATCCGCTGTAACGGACGATCTCGTTGCCAGGCTGGTTGCCAAGCGCCGCGCAGAGCACCGCCGCGTCGGCAACAAGAACACGCCCAAAAAGCTAGTTGGCCCCGCAACCGTCAACCGCACCATGACCGAACCATTGCGCAAGGTCATGACGCGCGCGGCGAGGGTATGGAAGGTGCCGGTGGTTCCGATCCTTTGGAACGAACACTTTCTCACGGAGCCCAAAGAGCGCATTCGCGAAGCCAGCATAGGCGAGGAGGCTGCCGTTCTGGGACAACTCTCTGCCGGCTACGATGTCGCCATGCGCTTCGCGTTCCTCAACGGCTGCCGGCGCATGGAGGTAGTTGGCCTGGAGTGGCCACGGGTCGACTTTTTTGGCCGCCAGTTCACCGTGATCGGCAAGGGCAGGAAGTCCCGGGTCATCCCGATGAGCGATGAGACCTTCCAACTCTTGTGGGAAGAGCGAGGACGGCACGAAACGGCTGTCTTCACCTACGTGGCGCGCCGCACGGACAGCCGGAAGAAGTTGGTCCGGGGAAAGCGCTACCCCATTACCGAAGCGGGGCTGAGAGAGGCGAGCAGGCGCGCGATCAGAAAGGCTGGCGTCGAAAACCTTCGGTTCCACGACACGAGGCATACCGCTGCCACGCGGGTACTGAGAAAGTCGAACATGAAGGTGGTGCAGAACTTGCTCGGCCACGAGCGCATCACCACCACGGAGAAGTATGCTCATGCCCTGGCGGAAGACGTGCGTGCAGCGCTCAACGCAGCAAGTCCCACGAAAAATCCCACGAAGGGGGCGGCCGATCCGCGGAAAGCCGCAAAGCGAAAGGGATAG
- a CDS encoding nuclease domain-containing protein, translated as MTLRQRLEPIRSNKYLSAAKGQPCQLRFVGICLDPSGLGHETTVFAHFRHGKGMAQKAHDFDGADACANCHRFLDEGWSGKVSYTIVLETMLRGLERTLENRIRRGVLVMPITIDTPASARPVKPRKPREERQRIPTSQNTWPQGRKIPTRPMRHKEPTP; from the coding sequence ATGACCTTACGCCAGCGCCTCGAGCCCATCCGCTCCAACAAGTACCTCTCGGCCGCCAAGGGCCAACCCTGCCAGCTTCGTTTTGTCGGCATCTGCCTCGACCCCTCCGGCCTGGGCCACGAAACCACGGTGTTCGCCCATTTCCGGCACGGCAAGGGCATGGCCCAGAAGGCCCACGACTTCGACGGCGCCGACGCCTGCGCCAATTGCCATCGCTTCCTCGACGAGGGCTGGAGCGGCAAGGTCAGCTACACCATCGTCCTCGAGACGATGCTGCGCGGCCTGGAGCGCACGCTAGAGAACCGCATCCGCCGTGGCGTGCTGGTGATGCCGATCACTATCGACACGCCCGCCAGCGCCCGCCCCGTTAAGCCGCGCAAGCCCCGCGAGGAGCGACAGCGCATCCCGACATCGCAAAACACGTGGCCGCAAGGACGCAAGATTCCTACCCGGCCCATGCGGCACAAGGAGCCGACCCCATGA
- a CDS encoding helix-turn-helix transcriptional regulator, translating to MIYGKLIAMSDLSDRLIKARIHAGFLTAQEAVDALGVKYPTYAGHENGTSGFKAPTGEVYARKFKVNFDWLMTGRGPMVPDGERTVPIVGYAGAGPDGSVLYAEGDGNFGETIAPIDAPDTTEALEVKGNSMHGLANDGWLLFYDDKTAPAAEHMGEPCVCWLSDGRILVKIPQPTRDPGLFHLESVNAPTMRDVPVDAMALITDIKTRAAAKRYIRRHPNIPIADIVVSR from the coding sequence ATGATTTATGGCAAGCTCATAGCCATGAGTGATCTGTCAGATCGCCTGATTAAGGCGCGTATTCATGCAGGGTTTCTAACCGCCCAAGAGGCTGTCGATGCCCTTGGGGTGAAGTATCCTACCTATGCCGGGCACGAGAACGGGACGTCGGGTTTTAAGGCGCCAACCGGCGAAGTTTACGCCCGCAAGTTCAAGGTCAATTTCGATTGGCTTATGACTGGCCGCGGCCCCATGGTTCCTGATGGCGAGCGGACTGTCCCAATTGTTGGCTACGCTGGCGCCGGCCCGGATGGATCGGTGCTGTATGCCGAAGGGGACGGGAATTTTGGAGAGACGATTGCCCCGATAGATGCCCCCGATACAACGGAGGCCTTGGAGGTAAAGGGGAACTCCATGCACGGCTTGGCGAACGACGGCTGGCTGCTCTTTTACGATGACAAGACAGCGCCAGCGGCCGAGCATATGGGCGAGCCGTGTGTTTGCTGGCTTTCGGACGGTCGCATTCTTGTGAAGATTCCGCAGCCCACACGTGACCCAGGGCTGTTCCATCTCGAAAGCGTCAATGCCCCAACGATGCGAGATGTGCCAGTCGACGCAATGGCCCTAATCACGGACATTAAGACCCGCGCCGCCGCAAAGCGATATATTCGTCGCCATCCTAATATTCCCATCGCTGATATTGTGGTGAGCCGATGA
- a CDS encoding helix-turn-helix domain-containing protein: MAEIDVKALREHLNETQAEFAARFGVDQGTVSNWETRKTRPSAPARKLMEMLSPPKVEAAA; the protein is encoded by the coding sequence ATGGCCGAGATTGATGTCAAAGCTCTTCGCGAGCATCTAAATGAAACGCAGGCTGAATTTGCGGCCCGCTTTGGCGTTGACCAGGGCACGGTCTCAAACTGGGAAACGCGCAAAACGCGACCCTCGGCGCCTGCTCGAAAGCTCATGGAGATGTTGAGCCCTCCCAAGGTCGAGGCCGCGGCATGA